gtattcatttgaTTACAAGTCTCTAGTGATAAAACTCCAGAAAACCTCATCATATTATGTGagtgaatagaaaaacaaaagtaagaaACAGAGAAAACCTAACCAAAATGTTTTCAAAGCAATGCACTGGCCGGgcgaggtgactcatgcctgtaattccagcactttgggaggccgaggcgggcggatcgcctgaggtcaggagttcgagaccagcctgaccaacatggtgaaaccccgtctctactaaaaatacaaaattagccaggcatggtggctcatgcctgtaatcccagctacttgggaggctgaggcaggagaagtgcttgaaactctgtctcaaaaaaacaaaaatgtgcttTGAATTAACTATTGTAGGCTCTTCTCCAAAATTGTCTGTTGGGAGTATGCTAAGGCTACAGACTTTTagaaacttctaaaagaaaagaaagttaattttattattctttaaaactCAAATTGTTTCTGTAcctgaaatattttaatgtatagttGCCAAACTATGAGAACTATATAATAAATTTAGTTGATCATTAAactcaaataaatatatagcCAGTAAAGAGTAGATAATGAGtttgtaaatttaaataaatttaaaacttaagtaaataaatggagaacCTCCATGGAACTCACTGAAAATGAAGACATTACTTTCTATGAGAGATGTCTGAGTGAATACAAAATAGATATTTACCATGAAGAATATTCACATTATGAGTGGAGATTTTGCCACCAAATCTTACAATGTTGGACATGCATGTAAAACTCTTAAaactagagacagaaagtattaGGATAAGTGAGCAATTAAGAGTAATAACTCTTTGGGAAATTTGTCATACCAAGATTGGAATAGTATCTAGAATATGTTGAAATGAACATAAAAATGATATCCAATACAATGATTAAGAACACTCATAGATGTTTCATATTCTTATCCTTTCTAAAAGGATGAGTAGATATCTCATAAAATATGCAATTGGTGACCTTATCTGGAAAGCGTTACTAAGCTAGCAAAAGCATTCTTCAAATCACTGtgtttctgtgcagtttttaaaatgtagacattTAAAATGCCTAAAGAGTAATTCATTTTAAGCGTCACATTGATCTAATAGGATACGATTTAAAACTTGGTTACTTTTACCTGGAGGAAAAGATACCATaagaaaatgtcttaattttgGAAATGGAAAATTATATGTACTGATCACAAATTTTACATCGGCATAGGATAATTCATGCAGATAAAGCTTTCCTGCCCTAGGAATTCACACAGATATTTTCAGACAAGCCCTGGGTACACAATCCGTGATACATTTTTTCTCACTTGATTTGGCCCACAGTGAGTGTGCTAGTGTTTAGGAGATGGCACAGGATGATTTGAAGAAGACTTTCTTCCCTTTTGTATACAGGGAAATTAGAGGGTGAGAATTAGAAACATTCTGCTTTGGAATCTCACatttctttacaatttatgtctCAGCAGAGAAGCCAGGAATGGCTAAGGAAAATCACTCCTTAGCAGCTGAATTTATCCTCACAGGATTTACAAATTATCCAGAGCTGAAGACGCTTctgtttgtggtgttctctgccATCTATCTGGTCACCATGGTGGGGAATCTTGGTCTGGTGGCATTAATTTACGTAGAGCGTCGTCTTCACACACCAATGTACATCTTTCTGGGCAACCTGGCTCTGATGGATTCCTGCTGTTCCTGTGCTATTACCCCCAAGATGTTAGAGAATTTCTTTTCTGAGGACAGAATCATTTCCCTGTATGAATGTATggcacaattttattttctctgtcttgCTGAAACCACAGACTGCTTTCTTCTGGCGGCAATGGCCTGTGACCGCTATGTGGCCATATGCCACCCACTGCAGTACCACACCATGATGTCCAAGACACTCTGCATTCAGATGACCACAGGGGCCTTCATAGCTGGAAACCTGCATTCCATGATTCATGGAGGGCTTCTACTAAGGTTAACTTTCTGCAGGTCTAATAAAATTGACCACATTTTTTGTGATATTCTTCCACTGTATAGACTCTCCTGTACTGATCCTTCTATCAATGAACTAGTGATATATATCTTTTCAATACCAATTCAAATATTTACCATTACTACTGTCTTGATCTCTTATCTCTGCATCCTTTTGactattttcaaaatgaaatccaAGGAGGGAAGAGGTAAAGCATTTTCTACCTGTGCATCccactttctctctgtctcaatattttacatttgtcttCTCATGTATATTCGACCATTTGAAGAAGGAGATAAAGATATACCAGTGGCAATATTTTATACAATAGTGATCCCATTACTAAACCCTTTTATTTATAGTCTGAGAAATAAGGAGGTGATAAatgttcttaaaaaaattatgaggaATTATAACATTCTTAAACCAACTTGCTCTATagcaaattgatttttaatttattaaaatgcttTCATAAATAGGGaacatagaaaaattaatatgtgaTTTTACACAAAATGTAAGCTTCTAAATCATTAGGctatgtttgtttaaaaaatatatcaatggAATTTCAAAATTGTTTGACAAATCTTTATCCAAATTCCACAACCAGAATGAATCGGGGAAACTCACTGGTAACTGTTATTACTACCTTTCATGACTCTCATGGAATTGTCAGAGAGTATTATCCTAAACCTCAATTAATCAACATAGCATGAAagttaaatgtttaaatgtgtaGAAGAGTCTTCTTTGATTAATGTTTCCTAGTTAATGGAAGACATTATATCCAATCCTATGTAGAGcatttgaaacatttaaaatttcctGGCAGAAAAGTGAAATGATAGTTTTCTTTCAGAAAACTGACCTGACAGACACATATGGATTACTTTAGAGTGGAAAAGACGAGAAGCAAACTAACTGCagtaatttatatttaaggtaataaagttttatttagatAAGATtccaagaatgaaaaaaataaaatgaaaaggaacacacacacacatacacagacatatacagacacagacacagacacacacatacacacatgcaaagaGGCTCAcccacaaaatattcttttttgcaGAATAATTAATAGTGACTTATAACAAATTGGACAGAGTATATTAAGGTCTACTTTAGCCAGAAGCATAATTAAGGTCCTTTTCATTCTTGAAGGCATCAACCATGTTATTTGCTATGTATTATAGAACTGCAGTTTACATATTAAACactcattaaacattttaaaacacattaataatgacattgttttatttttgagtaaTTGTAAGCTGTACcaatattttatgtgtttattgaccatttttacttttatgaactgtcatttttgctttgttttgtttcttatttatatcATTGTTTACAGAGAAAAGACATCACAGCTATTTGTGGCAAATGATTCCTCTGTGGGTTGATAGTCttggtatttgtttctgatatttataaacattttaatttaatatactcatatttacttattttttctatgaTCTCTTTCGTGCATTTcatccagaatttcttttttaatccagtctactattaaccaatatttctttttctccttttcttatttatcttcttctccttctccttattttcctcctccttccttttttgatattttaaaattttgcaacTTGACTCTTGATTCTTCCTGGAATTTATTTAGTATATGGCATATTAAAGATATAACTTTATTTGGCTgtttctctaaaaaatatttataaactaatTTAATTCAAATAAACACTCAGGAGAACTTCTTTGGGAACCTggcaaaatgaatttaaaatcttttcatattctagatttttctagaaaataaaaaaatagaccttatatgttatatattaaaatatatgataaaattccAATAATGATAACAGTTTGGTTTTAAATCAAGAATCAATAAACAAACCAACAGAACAAACCAGATTGTTCAAAAGTAAACTCTCATATAAAATAAGAAGGGCATCACAAATAACAAGGAAATAAAGGATTGTTCAGTAGCCCTGGGTCAACTGGGTAACTATCTCTTCCATTCGTGTTAAAATGTAGATGTATATTTATAGACAAAATgtgtatttccttcatttttcataGTTTGATTTTTAATATACAGCACCCAACTGggatttattttataatgttataaGGTGAgaattaaaatttgatttatgGCTAACCAGTAGTCCCAGAAGCATTTATTGACAAACTCTTCTCTAACTGATTTCTTATGCCTCCTTTTTGTACATTTATGCTCATACATTCTCATGTACATGCATACACAGAGAGGTCTATTTCTAGCCTGTTTGTACAACAAAAACAAGACCGTTCTAGTTCGTACACTTCTGTCTCAGGAGGGAAGATGGACATTTTAAAAGgcaatcaaactaaaaagctatAAGTTATAATTGAGGAAGACTCTTCTGCTTCTACCTAAAGTCTATTGTTAGGGctctataacatttatatataaaatatctattcactctattctttctttctatgtgacctcatctattttttttttggcctttaatTTCATCAATATGAAGATGGCTCAGAATGTATATTTCCAGCTCTGATATCCTCCCTGCTCTCCAGTCTCACATGTGCAACTGCCTACTTCACATAATTACTTAAATGTTGCAAAGACATCTCAAATTCAACATGATCAAAGCACAAGTCTTGAATTTCCCACTAAACATGGTCCTCCCTGGTCTTCTCCATTATGATGGTCACATGCCCAACCAGCTGGGCAAGGCAGAAATTAAGAGAACCCCACACAACTCTCTCTCCTATCACAACCAAACTTTCATGATATCTGTCAACTTAGTCTCTGAAGTCTATCTTAAATGTGCCAAATCTCTCCACTTACACCACCTGTACATAATTTCATCTCTCACCTGAACAATATCATTAGCTTCAAACTCGTCTCTGTGCTTTTGctcctttatatttattttttaatgtatatttataatacgATTTAAAAATAGTACTAAAAGGTGAATTCCAAAAACTACAGTCTCTTGCCTACCATGACTTAGGTGTTTCATCCACAACAaccttctaattttttaaactatttctcTGAAAATTTATCCTTATATTTCTCAGTATCAGTTTTAGTCATATTAATCAATTTCCCATTATGGTAAATGAATATTAAGTTATTTATTAAACACCTCCCCTTCCCTTCATCCTTGatgatataacttttttttttttttttttgagatagaatgtcactctgttggccaggctggagtgcaatggtatgatatcggctcattgcaacctctgcctcccgggtttaagcaattatcctgcctcagtctcccgagtagccaggactgcaggcacacaccactgtgcccagctaattttttatatttgtttctagagacgggggtttcaccatgttgaccaggctggtcttgaactcctgacctcgtgatctgcctgcctctgcctcccaaagtgctgggattacaggcatgagccactgtgcccggcccaacaaaattttttataattCAATAACCACTTTTTATGAGGGACATGCAAATACAAGAACTAGTTTACCatgcttatatttctttttctttacacctgtaaatttttttaaagttaataaaaacTTTATATTCCTATTTGCTCATTCACATCCATTATGTATCCATCAAATTAATCAACCATATTAAATAATCATGAGTTCTTTTTTTACCCTGGAGACTTCTTTTCCGGTGGCTTCCACCCTCCTGCTCCAGTCTGGACAATTTGCTCTCTAGACCCAATTTTCAGCCGTCCTGCTGagacttttatttttgatttcctGTTTTAAGTAACTCAGTATTCAAGCTCTCCATCTTTCTCTTAATTGTTCATTCCCTGGaaacatttagaatattttctttatctctgaCTTTATGAAGTATCGGAATGAAAAAATTTAGCAATGTTGTCATCACTTTTTCTAGATAGTAGTGGAGTCTTGTTTCACTCGTTCTTCCCTGCTTAgctgtcttttcctttcctttgccttgtcttttctccctcttttctttcctcccttcttccctcccttcttttctctctaaaaATTCAAAGTTTTACTTCCTTAATTAAGGCAATCCTGAATGTACAAGACagataaaatttacatagaaagaggagaataaataaattaccagTTTTCAGAatcataaatgttttcttaatgACTGTGAAAACATTAACAATTTAAAAGTTGCCGTTATGAACTCAGCTTTTGTTTTCTGGAAAAGTCTTCATTTCTccctcatgtttgaaggatatctTTACTGGACACACTATTTCAGggtaaaactttttttccttcagcacttcaaATATGTCATTCTACTCTCTCCTGGTCCTAAGGTTTCCTCTGAAAAGTCTGTTGCCACACCTATTGtatctccattgtatgttatttgtttctttttgcttgctGCTTTTAAGgatcttttttttaatccttgacctttgggaatttgattattCAGTgctttgaggtagtcttctttggtttaaatctgcttagtgttctataaccttcttgtaatTAGATATTGATATATTTCCCTAGGTTTGAGATGTTCTCTGttatccttttgaataaactaTCTACCCCATCTCTTTCTGTATTCCTTTTTAagtcaataactcttagatttgcccttttgaagtTGTTTTCCAGATCCTGTTGGtgtacttcattatttttattatttttttttacttttctctcctctgactgtacatttttaaatggcctgttttcaagctcactaattctttcttctgcttgatcaattctgctattaaaggactctAATGCATTTTTTagcatgccaattgcatttttcagcttcagaatttctgctttttaaaaattgtttgaatctctttgttaaatttttctgatagaattctgaattccctCTCTgcattatcttgaatttctttgcgtttcctcaacacagctactttgaattctctgtctgaaaggtcacatatctgtttctccaggattggttcctggtgccttattttgttcatttggtgGGGTCATGATTTCCCAGATGGTGTTTATGCTACTAGATGTttgtcagtgtctgggcattgaagattAGGTATATTGTAGTCTTTACAAGTCTGGGCTTGTTGGTACCAGTACTCCTTGAAAAGGCTTTACAGATATCTACAAGGACATGGATGTTTTGATATAAGTTTTATCTGCTTTGGAGACACCCTAAGCCCactaatgctgtggttcttgcagacttgtagagttATCACCTTGATTGTCTTGGACAATATCCAGAAGAGTTCTCTGAATTACCagacagagactcttgttctcttcccttgctTTCCTCAaacagatggagtctctctccctctcagttCTGAACTTGAAGTTGGGGATAGGGTGACACAAgaacccctgtggccaccaccactaggaCTGTGCTGAGTCAGACCTAAAGCCAGCACAGccctgggtctcacccaaggcctgctgtaacaaCCCCCTGGCTACCACTTTTGTTTGCTCAAGgtcctggggctctacaatcaacAGATGGCAGCACAAGCCAGGCCTGTGTCTTTCCCTTCAGGGTGATGAGTTCCCCTAGGCTCTTAGAGAGTTTTACAGGTGCTGGCCCTGGGAGGGTTGAGAGGTGCTGTTCAAAAGCCAGGGACTGGAGTCAACAACTTTAGAAATCTACCTGGTATTCTATTGTTCCGATGCTAGTTGTTTGAAACTCAAATCACAAGATACGGTTCTTCTCactcttctctcccttttttaaaggcagaggagcctcactctGTGGCTACCACCACCATAGGCCCATGGGGAATACTGCCAGACTACTGTTGATGTtctcttaaggcccaagggctttGAAGTCACCTTGTGGTAAATGCTGCTTGGCCTGGTACTCGCCCTTCTGGTCAGTGGGCTcctctctggcccagggcaggtccagaaatgccattcaaGAACCAAGTTCtagaatcagggaccccaagagcccacttCATGCTTTACCCACCTGTGGCCAAGCTGGCACTTAAGCTGCAAGACAAATCCCCTTACTTTTCTCTCAGCTTTTCTCAAGTGGAAAAAAATCTTGCCCCATAGCTGCCACAGCTGGAAATGTGTTGAGTCTCACCTGAAGTCTGCAAGTCTCacagtctcacccaaggcctttGATGGGTACCTGTGTATCGCTGCTGGCATTTAGGGCCCAACTGCGCTTCAGTTTGTTGATGATTAATGCTGCCAGGGCTGGCAGCATTCCTTTAAAATCCTTCCTTTAAAGGTAGTGGATTCCCTTTTGGCCCAGGATGTGTCTAGGAATGTCATCCAGGAACCAGGCCCTGGAAAAAGGGCCTCACATCTCTGACCAGTGCACTAACTTATGTGGCTGGGTTGGTATTTAAGATGCAAGACGAAGTCCcccttactcttccctctcctctcctcaagtggaagaaaggaatcTCTTTTAGAgccatgagctgtgcagcctggggttactGGAAGGGTGatgatgccagcactcccttatCCATCCTGACTGGTGTCTGAGTAGGTTGTGTGACCCCCCCATTCCACTGCCTCTGAGGcaagttcagcactaggacttgcctcCAAGTTTCAGTCCCTGTGACTTAGACATCCTTTCAAGTTTATTAGGTCCCCATAGCACTTTAGCCTGTGGTGGCAAGGCTTGTGGGAACTCAAGGTCTGACCACTGGGATCCACGACTCTCCTCTGGCTAGTGCTCGTTTAAATGTTCTCTCTGAGGGCAGGCATCAGCTAAGTTGgtctggttttgctttctgttatAACAGGTCatcactgagttcaatgcctcacaataGTTTGACTCTTCTTCTCCCCAAGACACAACAATGTTCTCTGTACCAAGCCACTGCCTTGAGAGGAGTGTGTGTGGAGGAGGGGTGGCATTGGCACTTCAAGAGTGTTTTTTCTATCTcgtcagtgcctctttcagtggcatgaagttaaaaccaggtactgtgtgtactcacctgattttttgttCTAATGAAGGTGGTTTTTTGTTAGATAGTTGTTAAATCTGTGTCCTTGGGAAAGGATGATGATCAAGGAAGCCTCTTATCCCACCATCTTGCTTCTAAATACTTAATTTGAGGTTACAAATGGATTCAGAGTTCAGTTACTTACCCGAGGAAATAGTTGTCACATTGTAAGTAGTTATAATTTTCAACAAATACTGGAATGGAAGTCAGCATATATAAGTTACTTCCATTCAAAATTTGTGAAAAATTTCTGGAATCCTGAGCATAATCTTGCAAAATCAGTCATATTCTAAGTTTGAAACTATTAATCCCTTTTAAATCAACACTATCTGTGAGAAGTAAATCGCATGTTTGAATATTATTCTCAACTTCCTTTGAATTCATTCAAAAGATTATATTGAATATGGATTCACATGGGATTTTTATGTTCTAACgaagaaaatttttatatttactgatggaaattttaattttaaatttaaatgttttaattaaaattttaaaaactttctctcAAGTTCTCAGAAATAGAGTATCTGTATGATGGTGATTTTTCTATCTCTGG
This region of Gorilla gorilla gorilla isolate KB3781 chromosome 2, NHGRI_mGorGor1-v2.1_pri, whole genome shotgun sequence genomic DNA includes:
- the OR5K4 gene encoding olfactory receptor 5K4 encodes the protein MAKENHSLAAEFILTGFTNYPELKTLLFVVFSAIYLVTMVGNLGLVALIYVERRLHTPMYIFLGNLALMDSCCSCAITPKMLENFFSEDRIISLYECMAQFYFLCLAETTDCFLLAAMACDRYVAICHPLQYHTMMSKTLCIQMTTGAFIAGNLHSMIHGGLLLRLTFCRSNKIDHIFCDILPLYRLSCTDPSINELVIYIFSIPIQIFTITTVLISYLCILLTIFKMKSKEGRGKAFSTCASHFLSVSIFYICLLMYIRPFEEGDKDIPVAIFYTIVIPLLNPFIYSLRNKEVINVLKKIMRNYNILKPTCSIAN